From one Chryseobacterium sp. 3008163 genomic stretch:
- a CDS encoding acyl-CoA dehydrogenase family protein: MSNTFSKIRNAIELFKSIDFDQLGEISQKVNLPKLMENFSKLDDKQLSGMMKMLDPNKKKKELPPIDGDFYDIYHTLTPEQREVQLKVRAFMEKEVKPLVNHYWLRDEFPHELIPKFQKLDICGVTYEGYGCKGMPFLMEGVIAMEMARVDASIATFFGVQSGLSMGSIYICGSEEQKQKWLPQMQKFEKIGAFGLTEPEVGSGAAGGLTVTCKKTPDGWILNGQKKWIGNATFADLIIIWARDLDDGEVKGFIVEKDNPGYSVEKIKGKMALRIVQNGLITLKDCIVTEDNRLQNANSFKDTAKVLRMTRAGVAWMATGCARGAYESALDYTRTREQFGKPIASFQMIQGHLVEMLSNLTAMQTMVFRLSEMQDEGILKDEHASLAKVFCTMRTRDIVSRAREVLGGNGILLEYDVARFVADAEAIYSYEGTKEINSLIVGRSITGFSAFV; the protein is encoded by the coding sequence ATGTCTAATACTTTTTCTAAAATCAGAAACGCCATAGAATTATTTAAATCAATCGACTTTGATCAGTTAGGCGAAATTTCACAAAAAGTAAATCTCCCCAAACTAATGGAAAACTTTTCCAAACTGGACGATAAACAGTTAAGTGGAATGATGAAAATGCTTGACCCGAATAAAAAGAAGAAAGAACTTCCGCCGATTGACGGTGATTTTTACGATATTTATCACACTTTGACGCCAGAACAAAGAGAAGTTCAGCTTAAAGTAAGAGCGTTTATGGAAAAAGAAGTGAAACCTTTAGTTAATCATTATTGGCTGAGAGACGAATTTCCTCATGAATTAATTCCTAAATTCCAAAAATTAGATATTTGTGGAGTAACATATGAAGGTTACGGTTGCAAAGGAATGCCCTTTCTGATGGAAGGTGTTATAGCGATGGAAATGGCAAGAGTCGACGCTTCAATTGCCACCTTTTTTGGAGTACAATCTGGCTTGTCGATGGGCTCAATTTACATTTGTGGTTCGGAAGAACAAAAACAAAAATGGCTTCCTCAAATGCAGAAGTTCGAGAAAATTGGTGCGTTTGGATTAACAGAACCTGAAGTTGGTTCAGGAGCAGCAGGTGGTCTAACGGTGACATGTAAAAAAACTCCGGATGGCTGGATCTTAAATGGTCAAAAAAAATGGATCGGAAACGCAACGTTTGCTGATTTAATTATTATTTGGGCAAGAGATTTAGATGATGGTGAAGTGAAAGGTTTTATCGTTGAAAAAGATAATCCCGGATATTCTGTTGAGAAGATTAAAGGGAAAATGGCTTTGAGAATCGTTCAAAATGGTTTGATTACTTTGAAAGATTGTATTGTAACAGAAGATAATCGTTTACAAAATGCTAATTCCTTCAAAGACACGGCAAAAGTTTTGAGAATGACAAGAGCTGGCGTTGCTTGGATGGCGACAGGTTGTGCAAGAGGAGCTTATGAAAGTGCATTAGATTATACAAGAACAAGAGAACAATTCGGAAAACCGATTGCCTCGTTCCAAATGATTCAGGGACATTTAGTAGAAATGCTTTCTAACTTAACAGCAATGCAGACGATGGTTTTCAGGCTTTCTGAAATGCAGGATGAAGGAATTTTAAAAGACGAGCATGCTTCTTTGGCTAAAGTTTTCTGTACCATGCGAACAAGAGATATTGTTTCGAGAGCACGAGAAGTTTTAGGTGGAAACGGAATTTTGCTTGAATATGATGTCGCAAGGTTTGTCGCTGACGCAGAAGCAATTTACTCTTATGAAGGAACAAAAGAGATCAATTCACTGATTGTCGGTAGATCAATTACCGGATTCAGCGCATTCGTTTAA
- a CDS encoding AI-2E family transporter, protein MNLFKLPFLLKLALAVVSIIGIGYLIKLGQSILAPFFLAFLMAMLFLPIANFLEKKLRFPRSISTIISVMMMLVILTGMIFFFGSQISSFSRDVPHLTKQFNLVFQNLQTWVSHTFNVKIDEQLDYLDQGLSKLLSSSGVILGFTFGIFSSSLGFLAFFILFFIFILNYRRILNNFIVNVFNEKHKSSVQEVVSEVRIMTKRYIIGLCLQVIIVSVLTTIVLTILGVKYAILLGVLTGLLNVIPYIGICISLLISCFIAFATGTVSTCVYVAIGYVIVHAIDGNIVLPFVVGSKVKINALFSFIGILLGEHLWGISGMFLCIPAIAIIKIIFERVDGLQPWGKLLGEDEKPNKKKKSYKISKNITLKEMD, encoded by the coding sequence ATGAACCTTTTTAAACTACCCTTTCTTCTAAAACTCGCACTCGCCGTTGTTTCTATTATCGGAATCGGCTACCTTATTAAGTTAGGACAAAGCATTTTAGCTCCTTTCTTTCTGGCGTTTTTGATGGCGATGCTTTTTTTGCCGATTGCTAATTTTTTAGAAAAGAAACTAAGATTTCCAAGATCAATTTCCACTATTATTTCGGTGATGATGATGTTGGTTATTTTGACAGGAATGATCTTTTTCTTCGGTTCTCAAATCTCTAGTTTTAGTCGTGATGTTCCGCATCTGACGAAACAGTTTAATCTGGTTTTCCAAAATCTTCAGACTTGGGTTTCTCATACTTTTAATGTGAAAATTGATGAACAACTTGACTATTTGGATCAAGGCTTAAGCAAGCTTCTGTCTTCATCCGGAGTGATTTTAGGATTTACTTTTGGAATTTTTTCTTCAAGTTTAGGGTTTCTAGCCTTTTTCATCTTATTCTTTATTTTCATCTTAAACTACAGAAGAATTCTAAATAATTTCATTGTCAATGTTTTCAATGAAAAGCATAAATCGAGCGTTCAGGAAGTTGTTTCTGAGGTAAGAATTATGACAAAAAGATATATCATAGGATTGTGTCTTCAGGTGATTATCGTTTCTGTTCTCACAACAATTGTTCTCACTATCTTGGGCGTAAAATATGCCATTTTATTAGGTGTTTTAACAGGATTATTAAACGTTATCCCCTACATCGGAATTTGTATTTCATTATTAATTTCATGTTTCATCGCTTTTGCAACGGGAACTGTTTCAACCTGTGTTTATGTTGCCATCGGCTACGTCATCGTTCATGCAATTGATGGGAATATCGTTCTTCCATTTGTAGTGGGTTCAAAAGTAAAGATCAATGCTTTATTTTCTTTCATCGGTATTCTTTTAGGTGAACATCTTTGGGGAATTTCAGGAATGTTTTTGTGTATTCCTGCGATTGCAATCATTAAAATTATTTTCGAAAGAGTGGATGGGTTGCAACCTTGGGGCAAGCTTTTAGGCGAAGATGAAAAACCTAATAAGAAAAAGAAAAGCTATAAGATTTCCAAAAACATCACATTAAAGGAAATGGATTGA
- a CDS encoding MauE/DoxX family redox-associated membrane protein — translation MKIVKFIICLLFGLMFFNAGLDKFLHYMPMPEFTPEQMKVFDAFNKLHWLMPLVGAVEVIGGLLFIFQKTRALGAIMILPIMVGIILHVFTIDKSTTGMSIAGVLFLINLWMIIDNKDKYKALIS, via the coding sequence ATGAAAATCGTAAAATTTATTATTTGTCTTCTTTTTGGGCTGATGTTCTTCAATGCCGGATTAGACAAGTTTCTTCACTACATGCCCATGCCCGAATTTACACCCGAACAAATGAAAGTTTTCGATGCTTTCAATAAATTACATTGGCTGATGCCGTTAGTGGGAGCTGTAGAAGTTATTGGTGGCTTATTATTTATCTTCCAAAAAACAAGAGCTTTAGGAGCAATCATGATTTTACCGATAATGGTTGGAATTATTCTGCACGTTTTCACAATCGACAAATCCACAACGGGAATGTCCATCGCAGGAGTTCTATTTCTTATCAATCTTTGGATGATTATCGATAATAAAGATAAATATAAAGCTTTGATTAGCTAA
- the pgi gene encoding glucose-6-phosphate isomerase codes for MLSKINPTQTNSWKSLDEHFGNNDFELRSLFQYNPNRFEEFSIKKGNFLFDYSKNLIDTRTKELLLNLAEECQLKDAISKMFSGDKINETEGRAVLHTALRDFSDKEILVDGENIKPQIKRVLDHMKSFSENVISGNHKGFSGKEITDIVNIGIGGSDLGPVMVVSALKHFKTRLDVHFVSNVDGNHIAEVVKNLNPETTLFIIASKTFTTQETMTNANSAKDWFLKAGKQEDVAKHFVALSTNVQAVKDFGIAEENIFEFWDWVGGRYSLWSAIGLSIVLSVGYENFEQLLKGASDSDQHFQTADFSENIPVLMGLLGIWYRNFYAATTYAILPYSQYLDRFAAYLQQGDMESNGKCVDRNGEFVEYETGPIIWGEPGTNGQHAFYQLIHQGTELIPADFIAYAKSPNKVSDHQDKLLANFFAQTEALAFGKTEEEVEAELKASGKSDEEIDFLLNYKIFQGNTPTNSIMFKELTPFSLGQLIAMYEHKIFVQGVIWNIFSFDQFGVELGKVLANKILPELENNEAIGSHDSSTNGLINYYKGNK; via the coding sequence ATGTTATCAAAAATAAATCCTACACAAACCAATAGCTGGAAATCACTTGACGAACATTTCGGAAATAATGATTTTGAATTGAGAAGCCTTTTTCAATACAATCCGAACCGTTTTGAAGAGTTTTCTATCAAAAAAGGCAATTTTCTATTCGATTATTCTAAAAACTTGATTGATACAAGAACAAAAGAATTATTATTAAATCTTGCAGAAGAATGTCAGCTAAAAGATGCGATTTCTAAAATGTTTTCAGGAGATAAAATCAACGAAACAGAAGGAAGAGCGGTCTTGCATACAGCATTAAGAGATTTTTCTGATAAGGAAATTTTGGTTGACGGTGAAAATATCAAGCCTCAGATCAAAAGAGTTTTGGATCATATGAAATCTTTTTCTGAAAACGTTATTTCAGGAAATCATAAAGGTTTCAGCGGAAAAGAAATCACAGATATTGTGAATATAGGAATCGGAGGCTCAGATTTGGGACCTGTAATGGTAGTTTCAGCTTTGAAGCATTTCAAAACAAGATTAGACGTTCATTTCGTTTCCAACGTAGACGGAAATCATATCGCAGAAGTTGTTAAGAATTTAAATCCTGAAACCACTTTATTTATCATTGCTTCTAAAACGTTTACGACACAAGAGACAATGACAAATGCTAATTCGGCAAAAGATTGGTTCTTAAAAGCTGGAAAACAGGAAGATGTAGCAAAACACTTTGTGGCTTTATCAACTAATGTTCAAGCTGTTAAAGACTTTGGAATCGCAGAAGAAAACATCTTCGAATTCTGGGATTGGGTTGGCGGAAGATATTCACTTTGGAGCGCGATTGGCTTAAGCATTGTTCTTTCAGTTGGATATGAAAACTTCGAACAATTATTAAAAGGAGCTTCTGATAGCGATCAACATTTCCAGACCGCAGATTTTTCTGAAAACATTCCTGTTTTGATGGGGCTTTTAGGAATTTGGTACCGTAATTTTTATGCGGCAACAACGTATGCAATTCTTCCTTACTCTCAATATTTAGACAGATTTGCAGCGTATCTTCAACAAGGAGATATGGAAAGTAATGGAAAATGTGTTGATAGAAACGGTGAATTTGTAGAATATGAAACCGGGCCAATCATTTGGGGAGAGCCGGGAACAAACGGACAACACGCTTTCTATCAATTGATTCACCAGGGAACAGAATTGATTCCTGCTGATTTTATTGCGTATGCAAAAAGCCCAAACAAAGTTTCTGATCATCAGGATAAACTTTTAGCTAACTTTTTCGCTCAGACTGAGGCACTTGCCTTCGGAAAAACGGAAGAAGAAGTCGAGGCAGAATTAAAAGCTTCAGGAAAGTCTGATGAAGAAATCGATTTCTTGTTAAATTATAAAATCTTCCAAGGAAACACCCCTACTAACTCGATCATGTTCAAGGAATTAACTCCATTTTCACTAGGACAATTGATTGCAATGTATGAACATAAAATTTTTGTACAAGGTGTAATCTGGAATATTTTCAGTTTTGACCAGTTTGGAGTAGAATTAGGAAAAGTTTTAGCAAACAAAATCTTGCCGGAACTTGAAAATAATGAGGCAATTGGCTCTCATGATTCTTCAACAAATGGGTTGATTAATTATTATAAAGGAAATAAGTAA
- a CDS encoding bifunctional 5,10-methylenetetrahydrofolate dehydrogenase/5,10-methenyltetrahydrofolate cyclohydrolase, translated as MAEILDGLKVSKEIKAEIKVEVDKILASKRRAPHLVAILVGNNGASKAYVNAKVKDCEEVGFQSSLIKFSSTVSESELLEKIEELNKDKSVDGFIVQLPLPDQVDQEKIINAIDPRKDVDGFHPTNFGKMALEMDTFLPATPFGILTLLERYNIETKGKDCVIIGRSKIVGRPMSILMGRKDFPGNSTVTLTHSYTKDIEEYTKKADIVITALGDPHFLKGEMIKDGAVIVDVGITRVDDDSPKGYYLAGDVDFDSCAAKASWITPVPGGVGPMTRAMLMKNTIIAYKTSVYND; from the coding sequence ATGGCAGAAATTCTTGACGGATTAAAAGTATCCAAAGAAATAAAAGCAGAGATCAAGGTTGAAGTTGATAAAATCCTTGCGAGCAAAAGAAGAGCCCCGCATTTGGTAGCAATTCTTGTAGGAAACAACGGAGCGAGCAAGGCTTATGTAAATGCTAAAGTAAAAGATTGTGAAGAAGTTGGTTTTCAATCAAGCTTAATCAAATTTTCAAGCACAGTTTCTGAGTCTGAATTATTGGAAAAAATCGAGGAACTCAATAAAGATAAATCTGTAGACGGTTTTATTGTTCAGTTACCTTTACCCGACCAGGTTGATCAGGAGAAAATCATCAACGCAATCGATCCAAGAAAAGATGTTGACGGCTTCCACCCTACAAATTTCGGGAAAATGGCTTTGGAAATGGATACTTTCTTACCTGCAACGCCTTTCGGGATTTTAACATTATTGGAAAGATACAATATCGAAACAAAAGGTAAAGACTGTGTCATTATTGGAAGAAGCAAGATTGTAGGAAGACCCATGAGTATCTTGATGGGAAGAAAAGATTTCCCTGGAAATTCTACGGTTACCCTTACGCATTCTTACACAAAAGATATTGAAGAATATACAAAAAAAGCAGACATCGTCATTACAGCTTTAGGCGATCCTCACTTCTTAAAAGGTGAAATGATCAAAGACGGAGCAGTAATCGTTGATGTAGGTATTACAAGAGTAGACGACGACTCTCCAAAAGGATACTATTTGGCAGGTGATGTTGATTTCGACAGTTGTGCAGCAAAAGCAAGCTGGATTACGCCTGTTCCCGGAGGAGTGGGTCCCATGACAAGAGCAATGTTGATGAAAAACACCATCATTGCCTACAAAACTTCAGTCTATAACGACTAA
- a CDS encoding bacteriocin-like protein, protein MLKNLKKLERSNLKTIKGGDDPNIGYCPDSGTYIPCDQLCPNRRNPLCALG, encoded by the coding sequence ATGTTGAAAAACCTTAAAAAATTAGAGCGTTCGAATCTAAAAACGATTAAAGGAGGGGATGATCCTAATATTGGTTACTGTCCTGATAGTGGAACCTATATTCCTTGCGATCAACTTTGTCCGAATAGAAGAAATCCTCTTTGTGCTCTTGGATAA
- a CDS encoding DUF4349 domain-containing protein has product MKTTYIRLTIAIAILSGIYSCKKGEATTSDYEMSVAADSASINISDNVSSVATMSVKDKQFIKTANVNMEVKDVYDATISIEKSVQELGGFVTHSDLQSRVISEETYNTSDEDAMLVKKYQTENSMQVRVPTSKLGELLTLVNDKKLFLNSRIINAEDVTSSIKYAELEGKRIKKTDENISELKTTKDKVKMSDENMSEENQQQLANLDVTENLKYSTVDIYIKEPKLRIAEIAVTNSKNIDNKYKFNFFYDAKNAFVEGFYLIQRIAVGLITIWPILLIAAAIIYLLRKRKYFKKPDQI; this is encoded by the coding sequence ATGAAAACGACCTACATCAGATTAACCATTGCAATTGCAATTTTATCAGGAATTTATTCTTGTAAAAAAGGTGAAGCAACCACGAGTGATTATGAAATGTCTGTAGCAGCAGATTCAGCTTCGATAAATATTTCTGATAATGTTTCGTCAGTTGCAACGATGTCCGTAAAAGACAAACAATTTATCAAAACAGCCAATGTAAACATGGAGGTAAAAGATGTTTATGATGCAACTATTTCGATTGAGAAATCAGTACAGGAACTTGGCGGATTTGTTACGCACAGCGATTTACAAAGCAGAGTAATTTCAGAGGAAACTTATAATACTTCCGATGAAGACGCAATGCTTGTGAAAAAATATCAGACTGAAAATTCTATGCAGGTAAGAGTTCCCACTTCAAAATTGGGCGAACTTTTAACCCTAGTTAATGATAAAAAATTGTTCCTGAATTCAAGAATTATTAATGCAGAAGATGTGACTTCAAGTATTAAATATGCAGAATTGGAAGGAAAAAGGATCAAGAAAACCGATGAAAATATTTCTGAGCTTAAAACCACAAAAGATAAAGTGAAAATGAGCGACGAGAATATGTCTGAAGAAAACCAGCAACAGCTTGCAAATCTTGATGTAACCGAAAATTTAAAGTACAGCACCGTTGATATTTATATAAAAGAACCAAAGCTTCGCATTGCAGAAATTGCCGTAACCAACTCAAAAAACATTGACAATAAATATAAATTCAATTTCTTTTACGATGCAAAAAATGCTTTTGTGGAAGGCTTTTATTTAATTCAGAGAATTGCGGTGGGATTAATCACCATTTGGCCAATTTTATTGATCGCAGCAGCAATTATTTATTTGTTGAGAAAAAGAAAATATTTTAAAAAGCCTGATCAGATTTAA
- a CDS encoding RNA polymerase sigma factor, translating into MSSQTETTFFNLVNKHKGILYKASRIYADSLEDREDLQQEILIQLWKSYQNFKGNSEFSTWMYRVAINTAITYLKKEKRRTNNHTDVPDHFEIQHEDYNPTKDMQLEVFYTAVQELKALEKAVIFYFMEGMSHKEIGDNLGLSEGNARVKLNRTKEKIQQIIKKSGYEF; encoded by the coding sequence GTGAGCAGTCAAACTGAAACCACTTTTTTTAATCTCGTCAACAAACACAAAGGTATTTTGTATAAGGCCTCACGAATCTATGCGGATTCTTTGGAAGACCGAGAAGACCTGCAGCAGGAAATTCTTATTCAGCTTTGGAAATCTTATCAGAACTTCAAAGGTAACAGTGAATTTTCAACGTGGATGTACCGCGTAGCCATTAATACTGCAATTACTTATTTAAAAAAAGAAAAAAGGCGTACAAATAATCACACAGATGTTCCCGATCATTTTGAGATTCAGCATGAAGATTATAATCCTACGAAAGACATGCAGCTGGAAGTTTTTTACACTGCCGTTCAAGAACTTAAAGCTTTAGAAAAAGCCGTTATATTTTACTTTATGGAAGGTATGTCACATAAAGAAATCGGAGACAATTTAGGACTTAGTGAAGGCAATGCCCGTGTAAAACTTAACAGAACCAAAGAAAAAATACAGCAAATCATAAAAAAATCAGGCTATGAATTTTGA
- a CDS encoding 7-carboxy-7-deazaguanine synthase QueE, whose protein sequence is MDLVEDILLKEGKMLPVMEHFYTIQGEGAHTGKAAYFIRLGGCDVGCHWCDVKESWDPTLHPLMNAEEIAETAAKYCKIVVLTGGEPLMWNLDILTGKLKELGCTVHIETSGAYPMSGQLDWITLSPKKTGLPKEEIYQKAHELKVIVFNNNDLKFAEEQATKVSENCKLYLQSEWSKREEIYPKITDFILANPRWQASVQTHKYLNIP, encoded by the coding sequence ATGGATTTAGTAGAAGATATATTATTAAAAGAAGGTAAAATGCTCCCGGTGATGGAGCATTTTTACACTATTCAGGGAGAAGGTGCTCATACCGGAAAAGCAGCTTATTTTATAAGGTTGGGTGGTTGCGATGTCGGCTGTCATTGGTGTGACGTGAAAGAAAGTTGGGATCCAACACTTCACCCTTTAATGAATGCTGAGGAAATTGCAGAAACGGCCGCAAAATATTGTAAAATTGTAGTTTTAACAGGTGGCGAACCTTTGATGTGGAATTTAGATATTTTGACAGGAAAGTTAAAGGAACTAGGATGTACCGTTCACATTGAAACCTCCGGAGCTTATCCGATGAGCGGACAATTGGACTGGATTACCCTTTCACCAAAGAAAACAGGATTGCCGAAAGAAGAAATTTATCAAAAGGCTCACGAACTGAAAGTCATTGTTTTTAATAATAATGATTTAAAATTCGCTGAAGAACAGGCTACAAAAGTTTCGGAAAACTGTAAACTATATTTGCAAAGCGAATGGAGTAAACGTGAGGAAATTTATCCTAAAATCACCGACTTTATTCTTGCCAATCCACGTTGGCAGGCATCGGTTCAGACACATAAATATCTGAATATCCCATAA
- a CDS encoding TraB/GumN family protein yields the protein MKNLVKLGFAVLLSATFTTAKAQNTNLENSTLWEVSGNGLTKPSYIAGTFHIMCSQDFEIKSKVIKALEKSDQFVMEINYTDPNEMTAMQKMYQTDKKLSDQLTPAEAKKLDKILADYGTDLTKMDNSSSQALYALISMKAIPCPQTEVKLYEIELLKNALKIKKKVFGLEKVEDQMTSINKAYDLKAVIEQLKMGKEYEILLKEMIVAFKKEDIKSLYTLFKNDKIMNAKQEKAMLTDRNNNWAEKMPEIMKKESSFFAVGGAHLMGKNGVIQRLKSKGYTLKPIPSL from the coding sequence ATGAAAAATTTAGTAAAACTTGGGTTCGCAGTATTATTATCAGCAACTTTCACAACAGCAAAAGCTCAGAATACGAACCTCGAAAACAGTACACTTTGGGAAGTTTCAGGAAATGGACTCACAAAACCATCTTATATTGCAGGAACATTCCATATTATGTGTAGTCAGGATTTTGAGATAAAGTCTAAAGTTATAAAAGCTCTTGAAAAATCTGATCAATTTGTCATGGAGATTAATTATACCGATCCTAATGAAATGACAGCGATGCAGAAAATGTATCAGACGGATAAAAAACTATCTGATCAGCTTACTCCTGCAGAAGCAAAGAAACTAGATAAGATCCTTGCCGATTACGGAACAGATTTGACGAAGATGGACAATTCCAGCTCACAGGCATTGTATGCATTGATTTCGATGAAAGCTATACCGTGTCCACAAACTGAAGTAAAACTGTATGAAATAGAACTTCTCAAAAATGCGTTGAAAATTAAAAAGAAAGTCTTCGGGCTTGAAAAAGTAGAGGATCAGATGACCTCCATTAATAAAGCTTATGATTTGAAAGCTGTTATTGAGCAACTAAAAATGGGAAAGGAATATGAAATCCTACTTAAGGAAATGATCGTTGCATTTAAAAAAGAAGATATAAAATCTCTTTACACACTCTTTAAGAATGACAAAATAATGAATGCCAAACAGGAAAAAGCCATGCTTACGGACAGAAATAATAACTGGGCAGAAAAAATGCCGGAAATCATGAAAAAAGAAAGTTCGTTCTTTGCCGTAGGAGGTGCTCATCTTATGGGTAAAAACGGAGTTATCCAACGTTTAAAATCTAAAGGATACACCCTGAAACCAATTCCAAGCCTTTAA